A section of the Acidobacterium capsulatum ATCC 51196 genome encodes:
- a CDS encoding rhodanese-like domain-containing protein, with translation MSRLWLAAAAIVCLLSVMSQTARAQAIPGSARLQPAALAAMIHSAHPPMVLQVGSHTLFEEAHIPAAIYAGPASTPEGLQLLRQTVATLDKSTPIIIYCGCCPWTHCPNIRPAFQELHHLGFTHVKALYLAHNFGADWVQAGYPVTHGDTK, from the coding sequence ATGTCTCGCCTTTGGCTTGCGGCGGCCGCTATCGTCTGCCTTCTTTCGGTAATGAGCCAGACGGCTCGCGCTCAAGCCATCCCCGGCAGCGCCCGCCTTCAGCCGGCCGCGCTTGCAGCCATGATTCATTCCGCGCACCCGCCTATGGTGCTGCAGGTTGGCTCGCACACGCTCTTTGAAGAGGCACACATTCCCGCAGCCATCTATGCTGGACCCGCCAGCACGCCAGAGGGCCTGCAACTGCTTCGGCAAACCGTCGCTACCCTCGATAAAAGCACGCCCATCATCATCTACTGCGGCTGCTGCCCCTGGACGCACTGCCCGAATATCCGCCCTGCCTTCCAGGAGTTGCACCATCTCGGCTTCACGCATGTCAAAGCCCTCTATCTGGCACACAATTTCGGCGCGGACTGGGTCCAGGCCGGCTACCCCGTAACGCATGGAGACACGAAGTGA
- a CDS encoding M16 family metallopeptidase translates to MKISRIVSLVAIAAISASGLHAQTAAQPDVTRATLANGAQVVIIRNTLAPVVTVEANFKVGGNETPAGFPGMAHAQEHMAFRGCAGMSADQTAAIYALLGGDNDADTQQNITQYFATVPAADVDVALQAQAACLKGVDDAQAQWDQERGAIEQEVAQDLSFPVDKFFFRMNELMFAGTPYAHSPLGTKPSFDKTTGAMLKDFYRKWYTPSNMILVVVGDVNPQQTLAKIKSLFGDLPSRPVPSHPAIDIKPFESQTLTIPSNLPYQLGFIAYRMPGTDSPDYAAVQILSDVLSSQRGNLYAMVPQGKALFTQFALAETYRKASVAFGVVGLPASQDTKDAIAEMRSIIAAYAKNGVPADLVEAAKKSELAQAEFQRNSIPGLADVWSNALAAEGRTSPEEDIDAIKKVTVADVNRVARQYLLNASTITATLKPSASGGPVASKGFGGAEKVTAAPTKPVTLPTWAQVQLAKLQVPTKALPVTDTRLPNGIRLIVRTDRTSPTVTVVGEIKHNSKLQTPKGLDGVSDVLDGLYSYGTTSLDRIAFQKALDDIAANESAGYQFSLSVLKQYFSRGVQLLADNELNPALPPQAFAITKMQTARFVAGNLQSPGYRTGRALSTALLPAGDPELRQTAPQTVAKLTLDEVKQYHAETVRPDLTTIVVIGDVTPQQARTVIEKWFGSWKANGPRPKTTLPPVPLNKPSAALVPDAQRVQDAVILAEQLKLNRFSPDYYPLQLGNHVLGGGFYATRLYHDLRQTTGLVYFVGVGMDATRTRASYSIQYGCDPGNVSKARALIVRDLDQMRTQEVSPSELHQAKSLLLRQIPLSEASETAVAEGLLGRAVIGLPLDEPLIAAKKYNALTAAQVRAAFARDLDPNNLVQVVRGPAPK, encoded by the coding sequence TTGAAAATCTCTCGCATCGTTTCTCTTGTCGCCATTGCGGCCATCTCCGCGTCTGGGTTGCACGCCCAAACTGCCGCCCAGCCGGATGTCACTCGTGCCACGCTGGCCAATGGCGCTCAGGTGGTCATCATCCGCAACACTCTGGCGCCTGTCGTCACGGTAGAAGCTAACTTCAAGGTCGGTGGCAATGAAACCCCCGCCGGCTTTCCCGGCATGGCGCACGCGCAGGAGCACATGGCCTTCCGGGGATGCGCCGGCATGTCCGCCGATCAGACCGCCGCGATCTACGCCTTGCTTGGCGGCGACAATGATGCAGATACCCAGCAGAACATCACTCAGTACTTTGCCACCGTGCCCGCCGCCGATGTGGACGTAGCCCTGCAAGCTCAGGCCGCCTGCCTCAAAGGCGTCGATGATGCTCAGGCGCAATGGGACCAGGAGCGTGGCGCCATCGAGCAGGAGGTCGCGCAGGATCTCTCTTTCCCCGTCGACAAGTTCTTCTTTCGCATGAACGAGCTCATGTTCGCCGGCACCCCCTATGCGCATAGCCCCCTCGGCACCAAGCCATCGTTTGATAAAACCACCGGCGCCATGCTCAAGGACTTCTATCGGAAGTGGTACACGCCCTCGAACATGATTCTGGTGGTTGTGGGCGACGTCAATCCGCAGCAGACACTCGCAAAAATCAAGTCGCTCTTCGGCGATCTTCCCAGCCGTCCCGTGCCCTCGCATCCGGCCATTGACATCAAGCCTTTTGAATCCCAGACACTCACCATCCCGAGCAATCTGCCCTATCAGCTTGGCTTCATCGCCTATCGCATGCCTGGCACCGATTCGCCCGATTACGCAGCCGTCCAGATTCTCTCCGACGTGCTGTCGAGCCAGCGCGGCAATCTCTATGCGATGGTGCCGCAGGGCAAAGCTCTCTTCACCCAGTTCGCTCTGGCGGAGACCTACCGCAAGGCCAGCGTCGCCTTTGGCGTAGTCGGCCTGCCCGCCAGCCAGGACACGAAAGACGCCATCGCCGAAATGCGCAGCATCATCGCGGCTTACGCGAAAAACGGAGTTCCGGCCGATCTGGTCGAAGCCGCGAAGAAGAGTGAACTGGCCCAGGCTGAGTTTCAACGCAACTCCATTCCCGGTCTCGCCGACGTGTGGTCCAATGCGCTCGCCGCCGAAGGCCGCACCTCTCCTGAAGAAGACATCGACGCCATCAAGAAAGTCACGGTCGCTGACGTCAATCGTGTAGCCCGTCAATATCTGCTCAATGCCAGCACCATCACCGCCACCTTGAAGCCTTCCGCCTCTGGCGGCCCGGTCGCCAGCAAAGGCTTCGGCGGCGCGGAGAAAGTCACCGCCGCACCCACCAAGCCAGTCACACTGCCCACGTGGGCGCAAGTTCAGCTAGCTAAACTCCAGGTACCGACCAAGGCGCTTCCGGTCACTGACACCAGGCTGCCCAACGGCATCCGTCTCATTGTCCGCACTGACCGCACCAGTCCCACGGTTACCGTCGTGGGTGAAATCAAGCACAACTCCAAGCTGCAAACGCCCAAGGGCCTGGACGGCGTCTCCGATGTGTTAGACGGCCTCTACTCCTACGGCACAACCTCTCTGGATCGCATTGCCTTCCAGAAGGCGCTCGATGATATCGCCGCCAACGAGAGTGCGGGATATCAATTCTCACTGAGCGTTCTCAAGCAGTACTTCTCACGTGGCGTTCAACTGCTCGCCGACAACGAACTGAATCCCGCGCTGCCGCCGCAGGCATTCGCCATTACAAAAATGCAGACCGCCCGCTTCGTGGCCGGCAATCTGCAAAGTCCCGGCTACCGCACCGGCCGCGCGCTCAGCACGGCCCTCTTGCCAGCCGGAGACCCCGAGCTGCGTCAGACCGCTCCGCAAACCGTTGCAAAGCTCACGCTCGACGAGGTCAAGCAATACCACGCGGAAACGGTACGGCCCGATCTCACGACGATCGTCGTCATCGGCGACGTCACGCCTCAGCAGGCTCGCACCGTCATTGAGAAGTGGTTTGGCTCCTGGAAGGCCAACGGTCCCAGGCCGAAGACCACCCTTCCGCCCGTGCCGTTGAATAAGCCTTCTGCCGCCCTGGTGCCCGATGCCCAGCGCGTGCAGGATGCCGTCATTCTCGCCGAGCAGCTCAAACTCAACCGCTTCAGCCCCGACTACTATCCGCTGCAGTTGGGCAATCACGTCCTCGGCGGCGGCTTCTATGCCACGCGGCTCTATCACGATCTGCGCCAGACCACCGGCCTCGTCTACTTCGTCGGCGTCGGCATGGACGCAACCCGCACGCGAGCCAGCTACTCCATCCAGTACGGCTGCGATCCGGGCAATGTTTCCAAGGCCCGCGCGCTCATCGTTCGCGATCTTGACCAGATGCGCACGCAAGAGGTTTCACCCTCTGAGCTGCATCAGGCCAAGTCACTGCTGCTCCGTCAGATTCCTCTCAGCGAAGCCAGCGAAACGGCGGTCGCCGAGGGGCTCCTGGGCCGCGCCGTCATCGGTTTGCCCTTGGACGAGCCATTGATCGCCGCAAAGAAATACAACGCACTCACCGCCGCCCAGGTTCGCGCGGCTTTTGCGCGTGACCTTGATCCCAACAATCTGGTGCAGGTGGTGCGCGGCCCGGCGCCCAAATAA
- a CDS encoding TlpA family protein disulfide reductase: MKTLTLLAALLLLPLAPNAAQAQQPAHSLNGHPAPRFQLKGLNGQPVSLAAYKGKVVLLNFWASWCAPCQAEMPTFEQWQRSYGPAKFQVIGVSMDDGAAQAAAAVKKLHVTYPVAVGNAHLGNLYGGIDGLPVTFLIDRQGRIRAEYAGGNDQKAIHAEIDHLLAR; the protein is encoded by the coding sequence GTGAAGACCCTCACCCTGCTTGCCGCTCTGCTGCTCCTCCCTCTGGCTCCAAACGCCGCACAGGCACAGCAGCCCGCGCACTCTCTCAACGGGCATCCGGCTCCCCGCTTCCAGCTCAAGGGACTCAATGGGCAGCCCGTATCTCTGGCCGCATACAAAGGCAAGGTCGTGCTGCTCAACTTCTGGGCCTCGTGGTGCGCACCCTGCCAGGCAGAGATGCCTACCTTTGAGCAGTGGCAGCGCAGCTACGGTCCCGCAAAGTTCCAGGTCATCGGTGTTTCCATGGACGACGGCGCGGCGCAGGCCGCGGCAGCCGTGAAAAAGCTCCATGTCACCTATCCCGTCGCTGTCGGCAATGCGCATCTGGGCAATCTCTACGGCGGCATCGACGGATTGCCCGTTACCTTCCTTATCGACCGTCAGGGCCGCATTCGCGCCGAATACGCCGGTGGCAATGACCAGAAAGCCATCCACGCGGAAATCGACCACCTGCTCGCCCGCTGA
- a CDS encoding class I SAM-dependent methyltransferase has translation MAFAALSTSPTHHLDTFFRDYRQAPFVLSTPEWEWRSSRDHPPSFTLRIAHPATLNALLHHPNEITLGEAFIHGAIDVEGDLYSALRMADYVFHHPLAISAGSLMLVDQAFSGMTDWLLHGREHSRRRDRSAISFHYDKPPEFFLPWLGSTMVYSCAYFRDPQQSLDAAQSAKLDLICRKLSLQPGEQFLDIGCGWGTLLLHAVQHYQVKGRGITLSHEQARFAAHRIDQSGAADSCSVELQDYRDLPSRAARYDKLASVGMVEHVGLEKLKEYFHIAYKLLKPGGLFLNHGIGRAFHAPTPRDSFIHKYVFPNGELVPLHQTIACAEEAGFEVRDVENLREHYAQTLRLWVAALQQNAQAILSIVPEITYRIWLLYMAGSAVAFDRGDIFVDQVLLRRVNRTTCAMPATREGWYQDSPSSYLHLMH, from the coding sequence ATGGCCTTCGCTGCTCTCTCCACGAGTCCAACCCATCATCTCGACACTTTCTTTCGCGATTACCGGCAGGCCCCCTTCGTTCTGAGCACTCCCGAGTGGGAGTGGCGCTCCTCGCGCGACCATCCCCCCTCCTTCACTCTGCGCATCGCGCACCCGGCCACGCTGAACGCTCTGCTGCATCACCCCAATGAAATCACGCTCGGCGAAGCCTTCATTCACGGCGCAATCGATGTGGAAGGGGATCTCTACTCGGCACTCCGCATGGCCGATTACGTCTTCCATCATCCCCTGGCAATCTCCGCTGGCAGCCTCATGCTGGTCGATCAGGCCTTCTCCGGCATGACCGATTGGCTTCTGCACGGGCGCGAACACTCACGCCGCCGTGACCGTTCCGCCATCTCGTTTCACTATGACAAGCCGCCCGAGTTCTTCCTGCCCTGGCTCGGTTCCACCATGGTCTACAGTTGCGCCTACTTCCGCGACCCTCAGCAGAGTCTTGACGCCGCTCAGTCGGCAAAGCTCGACCTCATTTGCCGCAAGCTCAGCCTCCAACCCGGCGAGCAGTTTCTTGACATTGGCTGCGGCTGGGGAACTCTTCTGTTGCACGCCGTCCAGCACTACCAGGTGAAGGGCCGCGGCATCACCCTCAGCCATGAGCAGGCCCGCTTTGCCGCGCACCGCATCGACCAATCGGGAGCTGCAGACTCCTGCTCCGTCGAACTGCAGGACTACCGTGATCTTCCCAGCCGCGCCGCCCGCTACGACAAGCTGGCCAGCGTTGGCATGGTCGAGCACGTCGGCCTCGAAAAGTTGAAAGAGTACTTCCATATCGCCTACAAGCTGCTCAAGCCGGGCGGACTCTTCCTCAACCACGGCATCGGGCGAGCCTTTCATGCGCCCACTCCCCGCGACTCGTTCATTCACAAGTACGTCTTTCCCAACGGAGAGCTCGTGCCGCTGCATCAGACCATCGCCTGCGCGGAAGAAGCCGGCTTCGAGGTGCGCGACGTTGAAAATCTGCGCGAACACTATGCGCAAACGCTGCGCCTCTGGGTCGCGGCGCTCCAGCAGAACGCACAAGCGATTCTCTCCATCGTGCCCGAAATCACCTATCGCATCTGGCTGCTTTATATGGCCGGGTCCGCCGTCGCGTTCGATCGTGGCGATATCTTTGTCGATCAGGTGCTGCTGCGCCGCGTCAACCGCACCACTTGCGCCATGCCCGCCACCCGCGAAGGCTGGTACCAGGATTCCCCTTCCTCGTACCTCCACCTCATGCACTGA
- a CDS encoding c-type cytochrome, which translates to MKFTRSLVVLTAAVLTVPAVFAQGPAASLYGSKCAMCHGADGKAATPVAKMMGVPSFDSAASKKQTNAALTAIVEDGKGKMPAYKSQLSGTQVKELVAYIRTLQKK; encoded by the coding sequence GTGAAATTTACCCGCTCTCTTGTTGTACTCACCGCTGCTGTTCTTACTGTGCCCGCAGTCTTTGCGCAGGGGCCGGCAGCCAGCCTCTACGGCTCAAAGTGCGCCATGTGCCACGGGGCTGACGGGAAAGCCGCGACTCCCGTAGCGAAAATGATGGGCGTGCCGTCGTTTGATTCTGCCGCAAGCAAGAAGCAGACGAACGCAGCGCTCACGGCAATTGTTGAAGACGGCAAAGGAAAGATGCCTGCCTACAAGTCGCAGCTTTCAGGCACGCAGGTCAAAGAACTGGTTGCGTATATTCGCACCCTGCAAAAGAAGTAG
- a CDS encoding bifunctional enoyl-CoA hydratase/phosphate acetyltransferase: MGQWISDFDDALLPGAAIPSVLDALMEDEARRSPLPTAVCWPCSAFALAGALDAAEAGVIEPILVAPAQLLAKVAEEARLSLRNFKVIEAANEHEAARVSAELCRSGEAGALMKGSLHTDVLMHAVLARDSGLRTTRRVSHVFVMDAPLYNRTLFITDAAINIYPTLDDKVDIAQNAIDLARRLGVAAPRVAILSAAETVCSKITSTLDAAALCKMADRGQITGGILDGPLALDTAVSAQAAEVKQLRSEVAGKADILLVPDLESGNMLAKQLEYLGGAQLAGIVLGAKVPVILTSRADPPRSRVVSCAIAALLARDGGVR; the protein is encoded by the coding sequence ATGGGACAGTGGATTTCAGATTTTGACGATGCGCTGCTGCCGGGCGCTGCCATTCCATCGGTACTGGACGCGTTGATGGAGGATGAGGCCCGGCGTTCTCCGCTACCCACGGCGGTCTGTTGGCCGTGCAGCGCGTTTGCACTGGCCGGAGCACTGGATGCAGCCGAAGCCGGAGTGATTGAGCCGATTCTTGTAGCGCCAGCGCAACTGCTGGCGAAGGTGGCCGAAGAGGCGCGGCTGTCACTCAGAAACTTCAAGGTAATAGAAGCCGCGAACGAGCACGAAGCCGCGCGGGTGAGCGCGGAGTTGTGCCGCAGCGGAGAAGCCGGAGCTTTGATGAAAGGCAGCCTGCACACCGATGTGCTGATGCACGCGGTGCTGGCGCGGGACTCGGGCCTGCGCACCACCAGGCGCGTGAGCCACGTTTTTGTGATGGATGCTCCGTTGTATAACCGCACGCTTTTCATTACCGATGCGGCGATCAATATCTATCCCACGCTCGACGACAAGGTGGATATCGCGCAGAACGCTATTGATCTGGCGCGGAGGCTTGGGGTGGCCGCTCCGCGCGTGGCGATTCTTTCAGCGGCAGAGACGGTGTGCTCGAAGATTACCTCGACCCTGGATGCGGCGGCCCTGTGCAAGATGGCGGACCGTGGCCAGATCACGGGAGGCATTCTGGATGGTCCGCTGGCTCTGGATACGGCGGTGAGCGCGCAGGCGGCGGAGGTGAAACAGTTGCGTTCGGAAGTGGCCGGGAAGGCGGACATATTGCTGGTGCCGGATCTTGAGTCGGGCAATATGCTGGCCAAGCAACTGGAGTATCTGGGAGGGGCGCAACTGGCGGGAATTGTGCTGGGAGCGAAGGTGCCTGTGATCCTGACGAGCCGGGCGGACCCTCCGCGTTCGCGCGTGGTTTCATGCGCTATCGCAGCACTGTTGGCGCGCGATGGCGGAGTCAGATAA
- a CDS encoding DmsE family decaheme c-type cytochrome: protein MRRILLFCTFTFLLCLVMYQHPAVFAASGHSGTQNNQNETPTAQALPAGYVGSQMCATCHAEIAHGFADNPHSKMVMMHGDKGLTCENCHGPGEAHVAGGGDVTKIFRFDKASAQQVNAKCLSCHAGAHPNFERSPHARAGLSCISCHSVHHAKTEQHLLMASQPQLCFGCHSDVKGQFSMPFHHPVEEGVVKCSDCHDAHGTFNANNLRSTADQNRICTRCHTDTRGPFVFEHAAVKGVGCLGCHSPHGSENPRMLNMASINTLCNQCHSPVAAGTFHSMNAGSAELTPCTSCHTMIHGSNLNQAFLK, encoded by the coding sequence ATGAGACGAATTTTGCTGTTCTGTACGTTCACCTTTCTTCTCTGTCTCGTGATGTATCAGCATCCGGCTGTCTTTGCGGCCAGTGGACACTCGGGGACACAGAACAACCAGAACGAAACGCCGACGGCGCAGGCGTTGCCAGCCGGCTATGTGGGTTCGCAGATGTGCGCTACCTGCCATGCTGAGATTGCGCACGGCTTTGCGGACAACCCCCATAGCAAGATGGTGATGATGCACGGCGACAAGGGCCTGACCTGTGAAAACTGCCACGGGCCGGGCGAAGCGCACGTGGCCGGGGGCGGAGACGTGACGAAGATCTTCCGCTTTGACAAAGCCTCTGCGCAGCAGGTGAATGCCAAATGCCTGAGCTGCCATGCCGGGGCGCACCCGAACTTTGAACGCTCGCCTCATGCGCGCGCCGGGCTGAGCTGCATCAGTTGCCACAGCGTGCATCATGCCAAGACCGAGCAGCACCTGCTGATGGCCTCACAGCCTCAGCTTTGCTTTGGCTGCCATAGCGACGTGAAGGGCCAGTTCTCAATGCCGTTCCATCATCCGGTGGAAGAAGGCGTCGTGAAGTGCTCCGATTGCCACGATGCCCATGGCACCTTCAATGCGAACAATCTGCGCTCTACGGCGGATCAGAATCGCATCTGCACACGCTGCCATACCGATACGCGTGGACCGTTTGTGTTTGAGCACGCGGCCGTGAAGGGTGTTGGCTGCCTGGGATGCCACAGTCCGCATGGATCTGAGAATCCTCGCATGCTGAACATGGCGTCGATCAACACGCTGTGCAACCAGTGCCACAGCCCGGTTGCGGCCGGCACGTTCCATAGCATGAACGCCGGCTCTGCAGAGCTGACGCCCTGCACGAGCTGTCACACGATGATTCACGGATCAAACCTGAACCAGGCGTTCCTCAAGTAG
- a CDS encoding universal stress protein, with amino-acid sequence MSTSAEELFAQSSFAAPDCIVVATALTDLEYLTPAAIAQAQAAHAELIFVHAVVPDELPVKATYYNPLKADRDARLTLEVLARHIRARGLACTTIVRHGAVRDVVDEVVQEKAAGRLILGNCSHAQETAGRLGRTARQLLSHQWIPVSCVRPGQGQPRAGNGASRRVLYPVTGEPEHGRLVHDLVKYLHAELLVLHEGRGERDATRITGHCAVDCPLGLKPGARWIAADVMSGSLIAEIAQTEDADLIVLDGPSLFDPERTLGLLEDLLSRYDGEILIAQSLMPKRAGSSLSALRIVASAAL; translated from the coding sequence ATGTCCACCAGCGCTGAAGAGCTTTTTGCGCAGAGCAGTTTTGCCGCGCCCGACTGCATTGTGGTTGCCACCGCACTTACTGATCTGGAATATCTGACGCCCGCGGCGATTGCGCAGGCGCAGGCGGCTCATGCCGAGTTGATTTTTGTGCATGCGGTTGTTCCCGACGAGCTGCCGGTGAAGGCGACTTACTACAATCCGTTGAAGGCCGATCGCGATGCGCGGCTGACTCTGGAGGTGCTGGCGCGCCATATTCGCGCGCGCGGGCTCGCCTGCACCACGATCGTGCGGCACGGAGCGGTGCGGGATGTGGTCGATGAGGTGGTTCAGGAGAAGGCCGCGGGACGGCTCATCCTCGGCAATTGCTCCCACGCGCAGGAGACGGCGGGACGACTGGGACGGACGGCGCGGCAGCTTTTGAGCCATCAGTGGATTCCGGTGAGCTGCGTAAGGCCGGGACAAGGGCAGCCTCGTGCGGGAAATGGTGCTTCCAGGAGAGTTCTTTATCCGGTCACCGGTGAGCCTGAACACGGCCGTCTGGTGCATGATCTGGTGAAGTATCTGCACGCGGAGTTGCTGGTGCTGCACGAGGGCAGGGGAGAGCGGGATGCCACGAGAATCACGGGACACTGCGCGGTGGATTGCCCGCTGGGGCTGAAGCCTGGCGCACGGTGGATTGCAGCGGACGTGATGAGCGGATCATTGATTGCTGAGATTGCGCAGACGGAGGATGCAGACCTGATCGTGCTGGATGGGCCTTCGCTGTTTGATCCGGAGCGGACGTTGGGACTGCTGGAAGACTTGCTGAGCCGCTATGACGGCGAAATCCTCATCGCGCAGAGCCTCATGCCGAAGCGCGCAGGGTCATCGTTGTCTGCGCTGCGGATTGTGGCGTCAGCGGCTCTTTAA
- a CDS encoding NapC/NirT family cytochrome c → MGRLKQWEEEWLRPFLFYGNNWISLIGGAITTAAAFVLLGYWVVTLIGHGGSANPYTGIIFDFLLPALFVFGLVLIPIGMGWRRRSLYRAGQIPSVYPQVDFRDPKFRHAVDFVVVATFINFVIVGTASYRGVAYMDQASFCGTSCHVMQPEWVAYHHSQFHTNVACVECHVAPGIPGYIHAKTNGTKQLLMVLFHSYPRPIMADNKLPPPTVTCERCHSPTRYAGDQLVVKNTFGDDEKNTLTHTVLVMHVGGRNAAGVYSGIHGSHYKEKIEYIATDASDQTIPWVAVIHPDGTKTVYAVAGFHPAANQKPRVMGCIDCHNRAAHSFASPGDAMDRAMAGGALPASLPYLHKEGMALIQANYVSQGEAATKIPKALEAYYRTNYPAIWSGQSSEVKQAGQELVALYEQNVFPFMKVTWGTHPNNIGHMASPGCFRCHDGNHVTTGGTALTNDCTVCHNIVAMGDPNPKPLAELGMTQ, encoded by the coding sequence ATGGGTCGCCTGAAGCAATGGGAAGAGGAGTGGCTGCGGCCATTCCTCTTCTACGGCAACAATTGGATCAGTCTGATCGGCGGCGCTATTACGACCGCCGCCGCATTTGTGCTGCTGGGCTACTGGGTCGTGACTCTGATCGGCCACGGTGGATCCGCGAATCCATACACCGGCATCATCTTTGATTTTCTGCTGCCGGCTTTGTTTGTGTTTGGCCTCGTGCTCATCCCTATTGGCATGGGATGGCGACGGCGGAGCCTTTATCGAGCCGGACAGATTCCTTCGGTCTATCCGCAGGTTGATTTTCGCGATCCGAAGTTCCGGCACGCGGTGGACTTTGTGGTTGTGGCCACCTTCATTAATTTTGTCATTGTGGGCACGGCAAGCTACCGTGGCGTGGCTTACATGGATCAAGCCTCGTTCTGCGGAACGTCCTGCCATGTGATGCAGCCGGAGTGGGTGGCTTATCATCACTCGCAGTTTCATACGAACGTTGCCTGCGTGGAGTGTCATGTTGCGCCTGGGATTCCGGGGTACATACATGCCAAGACCAATGGAACGAAGCAGCTTTTGATGGTTTTGTTCCATAGCTATCCGCGGCCCATTATGGCGGACAACAAACTTCCGCCTCCGACTGTGACCTGCGAGCGGTGTCATTCGCCGACCCGCTATGCCGGCGATCAGCTCGTAGTGAAGAATACCTTTGGCGATGACGAGAAGAATACGCTGACGCACACTGTGCTCGTGATGCATGTGGGCGGAAGAAATGCCGCGGGCGTCTACTCCGGTATTCACGGCTCGCACTACAAAGAGAAGATTGAATACATAGCCACCGACGCGAGCGATCAGACGATTCCCTGGGTGGCAGTGATTCATCCTGATGGAACGAAAACGGTCTATGCCGTTGCCGGATTCCATCCTGCCGCCAATCAGAAGCCAAGGGTCATGGGTTGCATTGATTGCCATAACCGCGCGGCGCACTCCTTTGCATCCCCCGGTGATGCCATGGATCGCGCGATGGCCGGCGGCGCGCTGCCTGCTTCCTTACCCTATCTGCATAAGGAAGGCATGGCTTTGATTCAGGCTAATTATGTATCGCAGGGTGAGGCCGCGACCAAGATTCCCAAGGCGCTGGAGGCGTACTACCGTACGAATTATCCAGCGATCTGGAGCGGGCAATCCTCTGAGGTGAAGCAGGCAGGGCAGGAACTCGTCGCACTCTATGAGCAGAATGTCTTTCCTTTCATGAAGGTGACCTGGGGCACACACCCGAACAACATCGGGCATATGGCGAGCCCGGGTTGCTTCCGCTGTCATGACGGCAATCACGTCACAACCGGCGGAACTGCGCTGACGAACGATTGCACCGTCTGTCACAACATTGTGGCGATGGGAGACCCGAATCCCAAGCCACTGGCAGAACTCGGCATGACACAGTAA